Proteins encoded in a region of the Quercus lobata isolate SW786 chromosome 8, ValleyOak3.0 Primary Assembly, whole genome shotgun sequence genome:
- the LOC115955776 gene encoding protein trichome birefringence-like 31, with translation MMKHLSLDRRIQSLFPVALASLLVLGTVRLVLDNLKSDHSQIFRLYGWPRGEKHRLPIVLSPKDRIEERCNVFEGKWVWDNVSYPLYTEESCPFLVKQVTCHRNGRPDSFYKNWRWQPNGCNLPRFDPLKLLQILRGKRLMFVGDSVQRAQFESMVCLVQSVIPEGKKSLRRVPPKKIFKAEEYDVSIEYYWAPFIVESNSDHATNHTVLKRSVKLDSIAKHGKEWEGVDVLVFESYVWWMYKPLINATYGSPYNVKEYNLTTAYRLALETWANWIDSKINPHNQKVFFMSMSPTHLWSWEWKPGSDGNCFSESDPIQGPYWGTGSSLKIMDIVHDILQQLKVNVTLMNITQLSEFRKDAHTSIYGERKGKLLTKEQRSDPKKFADCIHWCLPGVPDTWNEILYAYLLKNYHGFL, from the exons ATGATGAAGCATCTCTCCCTTGATCGGCGGATCCAATCACTATTTCCTGTTGCATTGGCTTCTCTTCTAGTCCTAGGAACTGTACGACTAGTTCTGGATAATTTGAAGAGCGACCACAGCCAGATTTTCCGGCTATATGGCTGGCCAAGAGGTGAAAAGCATAGGTTACCAATTGTTCTCTCTCCCAAGGATCGTATTGAAGAAAGATGCAATGTGTTTGAAGGGAAATGGGTGTGGGACAATGTGTCATATCCTCTTTATACAGAAGAGAGCTGCCCCTTCTTGGTTAAACAGGTGACTTGCCACAGGAATGGGAGACCTGATTCCTTCTACAAGAATTGGAGGTGGCAGCCTAATGGATGCAATCTCCCAAG GTTCGATCCATTAAAGTTGTTGCAGATCTTGAGGGGTAAAAGGCTCATGTTTGTAGGAGATTCTGTACAGAGAGCCCAATTTGAATCAATGGTCTGTTTAGTACAATCGGTAATTCCAGAAGGAAAGAAATCCCTTCGAAGAGTTCCCCCCAAGAAGATCTTCAAAGCCGAG gAGTATGATGTATCGATTGAGTATTACTGGGCACCCTTTATCGTTGAGTCTAACTCGGATCATGCAACAAATCATACCGTACTGAAACGGTCGGTCAAGCTTGACTCAATAGCTAAGCATGGCAAAGAGTGGGAAGGAGTTGATGTGCTGGTATTTGAGAGCTATGTCTGGTGGATGTATAAGCCTCTTATCAATGCAAC ATATGGATCTCCATATAATGTGAAAGAATATAATTTGACCACTGCCTACAGACTAGCCTTAGAAACATGGGCAAATTGGATAGACTCCAAGATCAATCCTCATAATCAAAAGGTGTTTTTCATGAGTATGTCTCCAACACACCTATG GAGCTGGGAATGGAAGCCTGGAAGTGATGGAAACTGCTTCAGTGAGTCAGACCCAATCCAAGGTCCATACTGGGGCACTGGCTCAAGCCTCAAGATCATGGACATAGTACATGACATATTACAACAATTAAAAGTCAATGTAACACTTATGAATATTACACAATTGTCAGAGTTTCGAAAGGATGCTCACACATCAATTTATGGGGAACGCAAGGGAAAGCTCTTGACTAAGGAACAGAGATCTgatccaaaaaaatttgcagaTTGCATTCACTGGTGCTTACCAGGAGTACCTGATACATGGAATGAGATTTTGTAtgcttatttgttgaaaaattatcacggttttttgtaa
- the LOC115957684 gene encoding tRNA dimethylallyltransferase 9 isoform X1 produces MLSGLRTCCLPDKPIHLHLFRRRVFSTACAVNKKKKEKVIVISGPTGAGKSRLALELAKRLNGEIISADSVQVYRGLDVGSAKPSPSERKEVPHHLVDILHPSEEYSVGQFFEDARQATRNILDTGRVPIVVGGTGLYLRWFIYGKPDVPKASPEIASEVYSELADLQRNEDWDAAVQLVVKAGDPKAQLLAANDWYRLRRSLEIIKSSGSPPSAFRVPYDSFKEQCSNVTDSSHGVNYSTDTLEENKSKDLDYDFNCFFLSSQRLDLYRLIDYRCEDMLSGGDGILSEAKWLLDTGLLPNSNSATRAIGYRQAMEYLLHCRELGGSSPREFFTFLSEFQKASRNFAKRQLTWFRNEHIYHWLDASKPLEQVLNFIYDSYHDESGVLVVPESLRMKKDTSHRETSKLKGYRTKNRHFVSRHDCSDILDWISRTQGSSSNEAIFSFT; encoded by the exons atgctgAGTGGGCTCCGCACGTGTTGCCTTCCTGACAAGCCCATACACCTGCACCTCTTTCGCCGGCGCGTGTTCTCCACCGCCTGTGCGgtgaacaagaagaagaaagagaaggtgATAGTGATATCCGGGCCCACCGGCGCCGGAAAGAGCCGCCTGGCACTCGAGCTGGCAAAGCGGCTCAATGGCGAAATCATCAGCGCCGACTCTGTCCAG GTATACCGTGGTCTTGATGTTGGATCCGCCAAGCCTTCTCCCAGTGAGAGAAAG GAGGTACCGCATCATCTGGTTGACATATTGCACCCATCCGAAG AGTATTCCGTTGGGCAATTTTTTGAGGATGCTAGGCAGGCTACAAGAAATATTCTCGACACTGGTCGTGTTCCCATAGTTGTTGGTGGGACTGGATTGTACTTGCGATG GTTCATTTATGGAAAGCCAGACGTTCCAAAAGCATCTCCTGAGATTGCCTCCGAGGTATACTCAGAGTTAGCAGATTTACAGAGAAATGAAGACTGGGATGCTGCTGTGCAGTTGGTGGTCAAGGCAGGTGATCCAAAGGCCCAACTTTTAGCTGCCAATGATTGGTATCGGTTACGGCGTAGCCTTGAGATTATAAAG TCTAGCGGGTCACCTCCATCTGCTTTTCGAGTACCATATGATTCTTTCAAGGAACAATGTAGTAACGTAACAGATAGCTCTCATGGTGTCAACTATTCTACTGATACCCTAGAGgaaaataaatcaaaggatTTGGATTATGACTTTAATTGTTTTTTCCTCTCTAGCCAAAGACTTGATCTCTATAGACTAATTGACTACCGGTGTGAAGATATGCTTTCAG GAGGTGATGGGATTTTGTCTGAGGCTAAATGGCTTCTTGATACTGGTCTTCTACCCAATTCAAATTCTGCAACTCGAGCAATCGGTTATAGACAA GCTATGGAGTATTTATTACACTGTAGGGAGCTAGGAGGTAGTTCTCCCAGagaatttttcactttcttaTCTGAATTTCAGAAAGCATCTAG aaattttgcaaaaaggCAATTGACATGGTTTCGTAATGAGCATATATATCATTGGCTTGATGCTTCTAAGCCCCTG GAACAGGTGCTGAACTTCATTTATGATTCATACCATGATGAAAGTGGAGTTTTGGTGGTGCCTGAATCACTAAGAATGAAGAAAGATACAAGCCACCGAGAAACTTCCAAACTTAAGGGCTACCGCACCAAAAATAG GCATTTTGTCAGCCGTCATGATTGTTCAGATATTTTGGACTGGATAAGCAGAACCCAAGGGTCATCAAGCAATGAAGCTATTTTTTCGTTCACTTGA
- the LOC115957684 gene encoding tRNA dimethylallyltransferase 9 isoform X2 — MLSGLRTCCLPDKPIHLHLFRRRVFSTACAVNKKKKEKVIVISGPTGAGKSRLALELAKRLNGEIISADSVQVYRGLDVGSAKPSPSERKEVPHHLVDILHPSEEYSVGQFFEDARQATRNILDTGRVPIVVGGTGLYLRWFIYGKPDVPKASPEIASEVYSELADLQRNEDWDAAVQLVVKAGDPKAQLLAANDWYRLRRSLEIIKSSGSPPSAFRVPYDSFKEQCSNVTDSSHGVNYSTDTLEENKSKDLDYDFNCFFLSSQRLDLYRLIDYRCEDMLSGGDGILSEAKWLLDTGLLPNSNSATRAIGYRQAMEYLLHCRELGGSSPREFFTFLSEFQKASRLKVGQRVGLADFKILCS, encoded by the exons atgctgAGTGGGCTCCGCACGTGTTGCCTTCCTGACAAGCCCATACACCTGCACCTCTTTCGCCGGCGCGTGTTCTCCACCGCCTGTGCGgtgaacaagaagaagaaagagaaggtgATAGTGATATCCGGGCCCACCGGCGCCGGAAAGAGCCGCCTGGCACTCGAGCTGGCAAAGCGGCTCAATGGCGAAATCATCAGCGCCGACTCTGTCCAG GTATACCGTGGTCTTGATGTTGGATCCGCCAAGCCTTCTCCCAGTGAGAGAAAG GAGGTACCGCATCATCTGGTTGACATATTGCACCCATCCGAAG AGTATTCCGTTGGGCAATTTTTTGAGGATGCTAGGCAGGCTACAAGAAATATTCTCGACACTGGTCGTGTTCCCATAGTTGTTGGTGGGACTGGATTGTACTTGCGATG GTTCATTTATGGAAAGCCAGACGTTCCAAAAGCATCTCCTGAGATTGCCTCCGAGGTATACTCAGAGTTAGCAGATTTACAGAGAAATGAAGACTGGGATGCTGCTGTGCAGTTGGTGGTCAAGGCAGGTGATCCAAAGGCCCAACTTTTAGCTGCCAATGATTGGTATCGGTTACGGCGTAGCCTTGAGATTATAAAG TCTAGCGGGTCACCTCCATCTGCTTTTCGAGTACCATATGATTCTTTCAAGGAACAATGTAGTAACGTAACAGATAGCTCTCATGGTGTCAACTATTCTACTGATACCCTAGAGgaaaataaatcaaaggatTTGGATTATGACTTTAATTGTTTTTTCCTCTCTAGCCAAAGACTTGATCTCTATAGACTAATTGACTACCGGTGTGAAGATATGCTTTCAG GAGGTGATGGGATTTTGTCTGAGGCTAAATGGCTTCTTGATACTGGTCTTCTACCCAATTCAAATTCTGCAACTCGAGCAATCGGTTATAGACAA GCTATGGAGTATTTATTACACTGTAGGGAGCTAGGAGGTAGTTCTCCCAGagaatttttcactttcttaTCTGAATTTCAGAAAGCATCTAG GTTGAAAGTAGGGCAGAGGGTGGGTTTAGCTGATTTCAAAATCCTCTGCTCATAG